The Campylobacter concisus genome has a window encoding:
- the mgtE gene encoding magnesium transporter: protein MSQELEEAKELIDQHLDENLEDGELSAYELAQHLKTLKKHDEELFAKYLEKLDPEILGDVAIELPDHMLKDVIDTLPAEKIVEALEELESDDATDLLQYIEDIDEDKARELFNELDKENQNEILRLRSYDEDRAGAHMQTELFSAHLEEKLGSAVARLRQEKQEGKLENVSQLFIIDKNSVLQYAIPLEDLILFDFTKTLKQNIESTQIDHYKPHMANDMDLMQDVADMFQEYDLNVIAVTSSTGILLGRITYDDIHDYIQESATEQIYNLAGVDDESEEDDTLFKAGRGRAVWLGINLLTALFSSSIIGLFDETIAAYVALAVLMPIVASMGGNTGTQALAVTVRRLALGEIEFKDAKSVLKREVTISLVNGLIFGAIMGVIAAVWFDKGMLGVVISLSMVTNLFFAGFFGTIIPLTLRRFNIDPAVGSAVILTTFTDAIGFFSFLGLAKWILL, encoded by the coding sequence TTGAGCCAAGAACTAGAAGAAGCAAAAGAGCTGATAGATCAGCACTTAGATGAAAATTTAGAAGACGGTGAGCTCTCCGCATACGAGCTAGCCCAGCATCTTAAAACACTTAAAAAGCACGATGAAGAGCTTTTTGCCAAGTACCTTGAAAAGCTAGATCCTGAAATTTTGGGTGATGTGGCGATCGAGCTTCCTGATCACATGCTAAAAGACGTGATCGACACGCTCCCAGCTGAAAAGATCGTAGAAGCGCTTGAAGAGCTAGAGAGTGACGATGCGACTGACCTGCTTCAATACATCGAAGATATCGATGAGGACAAGGCTAGAGAGCTTTTTAACGAGCTAGATAAAGAAAATCAAAACGAAATTTTAAGACTTAGAAGCTACGACGAAGATAGAGCTGGTGCGCACATGCAAACAGAGCTATTTTCAGCTCATCTTGAAGAGAAGCTTGGCAGCGCAGTTGCAAGACTAAGACAAGAGAAGCAAGAAGGCAAACTAGAAAACGTCTCACAGCTTTTCATCATCGATAAAAATAGCGTCTTACAATACGCCATCCCGCTTGAAGATCTCATCCTTTTTGACTTTACAAAGACGCTAAAACAAAATATCGAATCAACCCAGATCGACCACTACAAGCCTCACATGGCAAACGATATGGATCTCATGCAAGATGTCGCTGATATGTTTCAAGAGTACGATCTAAACGTTATCGCAGTTACAAGTAGCACTGGAATTTTGCTAGGTCGTATCACGTATGATGATATCCACGACTACATCCAAGAGAGCGCAACAGAGCAAATTTATAACCTAGCTGGCGTTGATGACGAGTCAGAAGAGGATGATACGCTATTTAAAGCTGGTCGTGGTCGTGCGGTTTGGCTTGGTATAAATTTACTAACAGCACTTTTTAGCTCATCTATCATCGGACTTTTTGATGAGACGATCGCAGCTTACGTCGCACTTGCCGTGCTTATGCCAATAGTTGCTTCAATGGGTGGCAACACTGGCACGCAAGCACTTGCTGTTACGGTTCGTCGTTTGGCACTTGGCGAGATAGAATTTAAAGATGCAAAGAGCGTTTTAAAGCGTGAGGTGACTATCTCACTCGTAAATGGCCTCATCTTTGGCGCTATCATGGGCGTCATCGCCGCTGTTTGGTTTGACAAAGGCATGCTTGGCGTGGTTATTAGCCTTAGTATGGTTACAAATTTATTCTTTGCTGGTTTTTTTGGCACGATCATACCTTTGACGCTAAGGCGCTTTAACATCGATCCTGCCGTTGGCTCAGCGGTCATTCTTACAACTTTTACAGACGCGATAGGATTTTTTAGCTTTTTAGGACTTGCAAAATGGATACTACTATAA
- a CDS encoding peptidoglycan DD-metalloendopeptidase family protein → MPRIFVIFAILCINLYAIKPTVDELSWPNGSSFLNFLETNKIPLSLYYNLASEDQELTEEIIAGTKYQIYKNDNGEVKQALIPVSDELQIHIYRDDKGKFQLEFIPILYQSEDKVLALKVDKSVSEDIFDYTGSGTLALGFKEVFSGSGIDFKKINKGDTIAIVYNQKLRMGRSFGTPEIYAAMIETKNKRYVMYKFEDKFYDKNGKKNDKFLLVRPLANARITSNFTLKRWHPILQRYRAHLGVDYGAPKGTPIKAAGDGTVKFVGQKSGYGRTVIISHAGGYETLYAHLNGFAKGIRSGLKVKQGTLIAYVGTSGMSTGPHLHFGLYLGGKPINPESAIKVVKNIEDKKESAKFKAVINRNDELIRQALSNDKEYHKVEFFPNVIDF, encoded by the coding sequence ATGCCTCGTATATTTGTGATTTTTGCAATATTATGTATAAATTTATATGCCATAAAACCAACTGTTGATGAGCTTAGTTGGCCAAATGGCAGCAGCTTTTTAAATTTCTTAGAGACAAATAAAATCCCACTTTCACTTTACTACAACCTAGCAAGCGAAGATCAAGAGCTAACAGAAGAGATCATCGCTGGCACAAAATATCAAATTTACAAAAACGATAACGGCGAGGTTAAACAAGCTCTCATCCCCGTTAGCGACGAGCTTCAGATACATATTTATAGAGATGACAAGGGCAAATTTCAGCTTGAGTTTATCCCGATCTTATACCAAAGCGAAGATAAAGTTTTAGCCCTAAAAGTAGATAAGTCAGTCTCTGAAGATATCTTTGACTACACTGGCTCTGGCACGCTAGCGCTTGGTTTTAAAGAGGTTTTTAGCGGTAGCGGGATCGATTTTAAAAAGATAAACAAAGGCGATACGATCGCTATTGTATATAACCAAAAGCTACGCATGGGGCGCTCTTTTGGCACGCCTGAAATTTACGCAGCGATGATAGAGACTAAAAACAAACGCTACGTGATGTATAAATTTGAAGATAAATTTTATGATAAAAATGGCAAAAAAAACGATAAATTTTTGCTCGTTCGCCCTCTTGCAAACGCTAGGATCACATCAAATTTCACTCTAAAAAGATGGCATCCGATCCTTCAAAGATATAGAGCGCACCTTGGAGTTGATTACGGTGCTCCAAAAGGCACACCGATCAAGGCTGCAGGCGATGGCACGGTCAAATTTGTCGGACAAAAGAGCGGTTATGGCAGAACCGTCATCATCTCTCACGCTGGTGGCTACGAGACACTTTACGCACACCTAAACGGCTTTGCAAAGGGCATAAGAAGCGGTCTTAAAGTAAAACAAGGCACGCTAATAGCATACGTTGGCACAAGCGGCATGAGCACTGGCCCACACTTGCACTTTGGCCTCTATCTAGGCGGCAAGCCGATCAATCCAGAAAGCGCCATCAAAGTCGTAAAAAATATAGAAGATAAAAAAGAGTCTGCTAAATTTAAAGCAGTCATAAATAGAAATGATGAGCTGATAAGACAAGCTCTAAGCAACGACAAAGAGTATCATAAGGTGGAATTTTTCCCTAACGTAATAGATTTTTAA
- a CDS encoding plasminogen-binding N-terminal domain-containing protein: MKRIIVILSLFFGFAFGADFSLNEYRTPLISVESDGTATIVDSPEILIGSSGVVLHKFDTDSSIIARVSVVSKNAGFAKVRFEVFDLLEQKALPLPGIAPASGDIVVLNYLYNRSLIVVPNKEIYEEVLGAFPNMIFIHPDLVGAYLSYEYKPNPSRDDFRKMCAQSAAGLIFVAMDGRSVFADCQSFKVLKEFKTGEVEYYQLPFYTRVSDIDTVFWKLNSEHINNYDAHYEKLFEEDN, encoded by the coding sequence TTGAAACGTATAATCGTGATTTTATCACTGTTTTTTGGCTTTGCTTTTGGGGCTGATTTTTCTTTAAATGAGTATAGAACTCCTCTTATTAGCGTCGAGAGTGACGGCACAGCAACGATAGTTGATAGTCCTGAAATTTTGATCGGATCAAGCGGCGTCGTGCTCCATAAATTTGACACTGATAGCTCTATCATCGCAAGAGTGAGCGTTGTCTCAAAAAATGCTGGCTTTGCGAAGGTTAGATTTGAGGTGTTTGACCTACTTGAGCAAAAGGCTCTCCCTCTCCCTGGCATCGCACCTGCAAGTGGCGATATAGTCGTGCTAAACTACCTTTATAACCGCTCGCTAATCGTCGTGCCAAATAAAGAAATTTATGAAGAGGTTTTGGGCGCATTTCCTAATATGATATTTATCCACCCAGACCTTGTCGGAGCATACTTAAGCTACGAATACAAGCCAAACCCAAGCAGAGATGACTTTAGAAAAATGTGCGCTCAAAGTGCAGCTGGTCTTATCTTTGTTGCAATGGATGGCAGAAGCGTTTTTGCTGATTGCCAAAGCTTTAAGGTGCTAAAAGAGTTTAAAACTGGCGAGGTTGAGTACTATCAACTACCATTTTACACAAGAGTTAGCGACATAGACACTGTATTTTGGAAGCTAAATAGCGAGCACATCAATAACTACGACGCTCACTACGAAAAACTTTTTGAAGAAGATAACTGA
- a CDS encoding YihY family inner membrane protein, with translation MSRLSLSKSDLKSGLNLLAALKDKELFHYAASLSFHTILSIIPILLISFSIFTKLPSFEDYYAKIQDFVFSALLPSNQEIISNYLQNFLQNSGNLGMVGFVAMIFTSAMFFSDYEYVVLKVTRASKARGFWSALSSYWTLITLAPLGLAGSFYLSSLVQEMLNSTKFTSWINFLSIVPYLIIWVIFCVTYLISVNDEIKFKSAFFSSFAASLVWYLGKSAFVYYVLYNKTYLSVYGSFSAVLFFFVWIYISWIIFLYGLKFCAYLSNSSKFKG, from the coding sequence ATGAGCCGTTTGTCCTTAAGCAAGAGCGATTTAAAGAGTGGTTTAAATTTGCTAGCTGCTCTTAAGGACAAAGAGCTCTTTCACTACGCAGCAAGCCTTAGTTTTCACACGATCTTATCGATCATACCGATACTTCTTATATCGTTTTCTATCTTTACAAAACTGCCTAGCTTTGAGGATTATTACGCCAAAATTCAAGACTTTGTCTTCTCAGCTCTTTTGCCAAGCAATCAAGAGATCATCTCAAACTACTTGCAGAATTTTCTCCAAAATAGCGGAAATTTAGGCATGGTTGGCTTTGTGGCGATGATATTTACTTCGGCTATGTTTTTTAGCGATTATGAATACGTAGTCTTAAAAGTGACAAGAGCTAGCAAGGCTAGGGGATTTTGGTCGGCACTTAGCTCGTACTGGACGCTCATCACGCTTGCGCCACTCGGACTTGCTGGCAGTTTTTACCTCTCAAGCCTTGTGCAAGAGATGCTAAACTCGACTAAATTTACAAGCTGGATAAATTTCTTAAGCATCGTGCCATATCTCATCATCTGGGTGATATTTTGCGTCACCTATCTCATCTCAGTAAATGACGAGATAAAATTTAAAAGCGCGTTTTTTAGCTCGTTTGCCGCCTCGCTTGTTTGGTATCTTGGCAAGTCAGCCTTTGTCTATTACGTCCTTTACAACAAGACCTATCTAAGCGTCTATGGCTCGTTTTCAGCCGTGCTTTTCTTCTTTGTCTGGATCTACATCTCGTGGATCATCTTTTTATATGGGCTTAAGTTTTGCGCCTATCTCTCAAATAGCTCTAAATTTAAAGGATAA
- a CDS encoding metallophosphoesterase has protein sequence MSEQIYIIGDVHGCFNTLLELIKQFPNKEKSQICFVGDVIDRGLFSCDVVELIMQNDYKMVMGNHERRLLSNKFEFLNNKVPFDRSWFFGNGGEATYRSYLGQSVEFKQRHVDFLESRPVYLEFKDCKTQNGEHLVVSHSAVGNMWELRNDKYASEEFKRHLLSGRGDEMQVEGIFNVYGHTPVKEVKFYKNSADIDTGCVFNEVGFDKLSALEFPSMKIYTQRNVENFNKKDKDVVF, from the coding sequence TTGAGCGAGCAAATTTACATTATCGGCGATGTTCACGGCTGTTTTAACACACTTTTAGAGCTTATAAAGCAGTTTCCAAACAAAGAAAAATCTCAAATTTGCTTTGTTGGCGACGTGATAGATCGGGGGCTTTTTAGCTGCGACGTGGTCGAGCTTATCATGCAAAATGACTATAAAATGGTAATGGGAAATCACGAGCGAAGGCTACTTAGCAATAAATTTGAATTTCTAAACAACAAAGTGCCATTTGACAGGAGCTGGTTTTTTGGAAACGGCGGCGAAGCGACGTATAGATCATATCTTGGACAAAGCGTAGAGTTTAAGCAAAGGCATGTGGATTTTTTAGAAAGCAGGCCAGTTTATCTGGAATTTAAAGATTGCAAAACTCAAAATGGCGAGCATCTAGTCGTCTCTCACTCAGCCGTTGGCAATATGTGGGAGCTAAGAAATGACAAATATGCTAGCGAAGAGTTTAAAAGGCACCTGCTCTCAGGCAGAGGCGACGAGATGCAAGTAGAGGGCATATTTAACGTCTATGGGCACACGCCAGTAAAAGAGGTAAAATTTTATAAAAATAGCGCAGATATCGATACAGGCTGTGTTTTTAACGAAGTTGGTTTTGATAAACTAAGTGCGTTAGAGTTTCCATCGATGAAAATTTATACGCAAAGAAATGTAGAAAATTTTAATAAAAAGGATAAAGATGTGGTTTTCTAA
- a CDS encoding aldehyde dehydrogenase family protein has product MKLLEKYGLFIDGEWRDAKDGATLDAKNPANGEHLAKIADATEEDVNDAVRAAREAFNKFKHTTVSERAKLLNKIADIIDEHKEHLAKVESMDNGKPIRETLNVDIPFAAEHFRYFAGVIMGEEGSANVLDEKQLSIVLREPIGVVGQIVPWNFPFLMAAWKLAPVIAAGDASVFKPSSETSLSVLELFRLIDKILPKGLINIVTGRGSKSGEWIKNHPGLDKLAFTGSTEIGRDIAIAAARRIIPATLELGGKSANIFFSDANLDKALDGLQLGILFNQGQVCCAGSRIFVEESFYDKFIEAAVKKFSTIKVGDPLDPKTQMGSQINKKQAEQILEYVEIGKKEGAKVAVGGKAYTANGCDNGAFVEPTLLVDVTNDMRVSQEEIFGPVGVVIKFKDEAELIKMVNDSEYGLGGGIFTQDITKALRVARSMETGRVWINTYNQIPAGSPFGGYKNSGIGRETHKIILEHYTQMKNIMIDLTGKVSGFYAQ; this is encoded by the coding sequence TCGCTGACGCTACCGAAGAAGATGTAAATGACGCAGTTCGTGCTGCACGTGAGGCTTTTAATAAATTTAAACACACCACAGTTAGCGAGCGCGCAAAGCTGCTAAACAAGATCGCTGATATCATCGACGAGCACAAAGAACACTTAGCAAAAGTTGAAAGCATGGACAACGGCAAGCCGATCCGTGAGACACTAAATGTCGATATTCCTTTTGCAGCCGAGCATTTTAGGTACTTTGCTGGCGTTATCATGGGCGAAGAAGGCAGCGCAAATGTGCTTGATGAGAAGCAACTCTCTATCGTTTTGCGCGAGCCAATAGGCGTTGTGGGTCAGATCGTGCCTTGGAATTTTCCATTTCTAATGGCAGCTTGGAAGCTAGCTCCAGTTATCGCAGCAGGCGATGCTAGCGTATTTAAGCCTTCAAGCGAGACAAGCCTAAGCGTGCTTGAGCTATTTAGACTGATAGATAAAATTTTGCCAAAAGGCCTTATAAATATAGTAACAGGCAGAGGCAGCAAGAGCGGCGAGTGGATCAAAAACCACCCAGGCCTTGACAAGCTAGCATTTACTGGCTCAACCGAGATTGGCCGTGATATCGCCATAGCTGCGGCTCGCCGTATCATCCCAGCCACACTTGAGCTTGGCGGCAAGAGCGCAAATATCTTCTTTAGCGACGCAAATTTAGACAAGGCGCTTGACGGACTTCAGCTTGGAATTTTGTTTAACCAAGGTCAAGTTTGCTGCGCAGGGTCTAGAATTTTCGTAGAAGAGAGCTTTTATGACAAATTTATCGAGGCTGCGGTTAAGAAATTTAGCACTATAAAAGTTGGCGATCCGCTTGATCCTAAGACTCAAATGGGCTCTCAGATCAATAAAAAACAAGCCGAGCAAATTCTAGAATATGTCGAGATCGGCAAAAAAGAAGGTGCAAAAGTAGCAGTCGGAGGCAAGGCCTACACTGCAAATGGTTGCGACAATGGCGCATTTGTCGAGCCAACGCTGCTAGTTGATGTGACAAACGATATGAGAGTGTCTCAGGAAGAAATTTTTGGACCAGTTGGCGTCGTCATCAAATTTAAAGATGAAGCCGAGCTTATCAAAATGGTAAATGATAGCGAATACGGCCTTGGTGGCGGAATTTTCACGCAAGACATCACAAAAGCGCTCCGTGTAGCAAGGTCTATGGAGACTGGCAGGGTCTGGATCAACACCTATAACCAAATCCCAGCAGGAAGCCCATTTGGCGGATATAAAAACTCAGGTATCGGCCGTGAGACGCACAAGATCATCCTTGAGCACTACACTCAGATGAAAAACATCATGATAGATCTCACTGGCAAAGTAAGCGGCTTTTACGCACAATGA